A window of the Gossypium hirsutum isolate 1008001.06 chromosome A05, Gossypium_hirsutum_v2.1, whole genome shotgun sequence genome harbors these coding sequences:
- the LOC107957022 gene encoding plant UBX domain-containing protein 1 yields MIGDGSSPLPLNRRRLTNIDSMEAASAKAKLAAAKEKFGREIHVFETEGPSPIQNEVPSTEESDDVYEFTAEDYHRVMATKKEDNYLKTRKIREAEEAARRSRVTKAVIRVRFPDNHTLEVTFHPSETIQCLYDLIMRVISRPDLPFYLYTTPPKKQIKDMTQDIFSTGFIPGAIVYFSYDLPKGADATAANSAAFLLDEVMSLKGLEVIAGAEQAEAVQSAPEPGVGASTVPFPIAQTSKRKNLGGQNGLKCESSLLLQFHISP; encoded by the exons ATGATTGGAGATGGTTCTTCACCACTACCTTTAAATAGGAGGAGATTAACTAATATTGATTCCATGGAGGCTGCATCAGCTAAA GCTAAACTTGCTGCTGCAAAAGAGAAATTTGGACGAGAAATTCATGTCTTCGAAACTGAAGGACCATCGCCAATACAAAATGAAGTGCCCAGCACTG AGGAGTCGGATGACGTCTATGAGTTCACAGCAGAAGATTATCATCGAGTAATGGCAACTAAAAAGGAAG ATAACTACTTAAAGACACGAAAAATTCGAGAAGCAGAGGAGGCAGCCCGCAGATCAAGAGTAACAAAG GCTGTGATAAGGGTCCGCTTTCCTGATAACCACACATTAGAGGTCACATTTCATCCATCAGAAACAATTCAGTGCTTGTATGACCTTATCATGAGAGTGATTTCTCGACCGGATCTACCGTTCTATTTAT ATACTACTCCTCCCAAGAAGCAAATAAAGGACATGACACAAGATATTTTCTCTACTGGTTTCATTCCGGGTGCAATTGTGTATTTTTCATATGATCTCCCAAAAG GTGCCGATGCCACAGCTGCCAATTCAGCAGCCTTCCTTCTAGACGAAGTCATGTCTTTGAAAGGTTTGGAGGTCATAGCTGGTGCTGAGCAGGCAGAGGCAGTTCAATCTGCCCCAGAACCTGGTGTTGGTGCCAGTACAGTACCCTTCCCTATTGCCCAAACCAGCAAGAGAAAAAACCTGGGAGGCCAAAATGGTTTAAAATGTGAATCAAGCTTATTATTACAATTTCATATATCTCCATAG